From Pseudomonas sp. FP2335, the proteins below share one genomic window:
- a CDS encoding efflux transporter outer membrane subunit → MRPRLNPLAALMLLALQGCSMAPTYQVPSVNLPAGYREQTRDGPWHSAQPADTLAPAWWKLYNDARLNDLQQQLLKANPDLAAALAHFDASQAYASQLHAGLFPQISASAQPLRQRQSDSRPLRGSTQPSVYNSNTAGFSLSYDLDLWGRVRNQVAAGDAQAQASGDDLAVARLSLQHQLASLYVQLNGLDAQARILNSSLEDFSQALQLTRSRYEGQIASELDLTRAQNQLAEAKAQLDDIHGQRNLTEHAIGELVGVAASDFTLPPSPQLIALPQIPTQLPSHLLQRRPDIAAAERRVFAANANIGVAKAAWYPDFSLTGLIGGQTQGVGNLLSAGNRYWALGPLVNLPIFDGGRLSANERQAKAEFEEASAQYRSHVLRAVREVEDNLAQLRDLQQQAQDEQAAADAAQHTQALAMNSYQAGAVSYLDVVTAQTAALQAQRTLQAVQTRQLQASVGLLTALGGGWHNTL, encoded by the coding sequence ATGCGCCCAAGGCTTAACCCCCTCGCCGCCTTGATGCTGCTGGCCTTGCAGGGCTGCTCCATGGCACCGACCTATCAAGTGCCCTCGGTCAACCTGCCGGCGGGCTATCGCGAACAGACCCGCGATGGCCCATGGCACAGCGCGCAACCGGCCGACACTTTGGCGCCGGCATGGTGGAAGCTCTACAACGATGCGCGCCTGAACGACCTGCAACAGCAACTGCTCAAGGCCAACCCGGACCTCGCGGCGGCACTGGCCCACTTCGATGCGTCCCAGGCATACGCCAGCCAATTGCATGCCGGGCTGTTCCCGCAAATCAGCGCCAGTGCGCAGCCACTGCGCCAACGGCAATCCGACTCGCGACCGCTGCGGGGCAGCACCCAGCCATCGGTGTACAACAGCAATACCGCCGGGTTTTCGTTGAGCTACGACCTGGACCTGTGGGGCAGAGTCCGCAACCAGGTCGCCGCCGGCGATGCCCAGGCACAGGCCTCTGGCGACGACCTGGCAGTGGCCCGCTTGAGCCTGCAGCATCAGTTGGCGAGCTTGTATGTGCAGCTCAACGGGCTGGATGCACAGGCACGCATTCTCAACAGCTCGCTGGAGGACTTCAGCCAGGCATTGCAACTGACCCGCAGCCGCTATGAAGGCCAGATCGCCTCGGAACTGGACCTGACCCGCGCACAAAACCAACTGGCCGAAGCCAAGGCGCAATTGGATGACATCCACGGCCAGCGCAACCTCACTGAGCATGCGATAGGCGAATTGGTCGGTGTGGCGGCCAGCGATTTCACGCTACCGCCGAGCCCACAGTTGATCGCGCTGCCGCAGATCCCAACGCAGTTGCCCAGCCACCTGCTGCAACGTCGCCCGGACATTGCCGCAGCAGAACGACGAGTGTTCGCCGCCAATGCCAATATCGGCGTGGCCAAGGCGGCGTGGTACCCGGATTTCAGCTTGACCGGCTTGATCGGCGGGCAGACCCAAGGCGTCGGCAACCTGCTTTCGGCAGGCAATCGCTATTGGGCGCTGGGGCCGCTGGTCAACTTGCCGATCTTCGACGGCGGTCGTTTGAGCGCCAATGAACGCCAAGCCAAGGCCGAATTCGAAGAAGCCTCGGCGCAGTACCGCAGCCACGTGTTGAGAGCCGTGCGCGAAGTCGAAGACAACCTGGCGCAACTGCGGGATTTGCAGCAGCAAGCCCAGGATGAACAAGCGGCGGCAGATGCGGCGCAGCATACCCAAGCGCTGGCGATGAACAGCTACCAGGCGGGCGCCGTGAGTTACCTGGATGTGGTGACCGCCCAAACCGCCGCGTTGCAGGCACAGCGGACATTACAGGCGGTGCAAACGCGGCAGTTGCAAGCAAGTGTCGGCCTGCTCACCGCCCTCGGCGGCGGCTGGCACAACACCTTGTAG
- a CDS encoding NCS1 family nucleobase:cation symporter-1, whose protein sequence is MQQNRSQVIERNGLYELDAGPDVLDSPRYNHDMAPTKVHERTWNKWHITALWVGMSICVPTYTLGGVLTAYFGLSVGEALMAILLANIVVLIPLTLNAFPGTKYGIPFPVLLRSSFGILGSNVPCLIRALVACGWFGIQTMFGGLAIHLFLGSVFEGWKSLGGTGEVIGFMIFWTLNLWVVLRGAESIKRLETLSAPLLVAVGIGLLVWAMPNVSISELMAIPPKRPEGASLTGYFMAGLTAMVGFWATLSLNIPDFSRYAKSQKDQILGQIFGLPLTMFLFAALGVIMTAASVKLVGVSVSDPVTLIGHIQSPVWVAIAMLLIIIATLSTNTAANIVSPTNDFQNIAPKLINRTTAVILTGLVGLVLMGHELLKKLGLIVSDVSLETVYSNWLLGYSSLLGPIAGIMVVDYFITRKQQLDLAGLYRDDVYPAWNWSGFIAFGVPVVLTLLSLGSDAFSWFYSYGWFTGSALGGLLYYGLNAKRGASPVAVKT, encoded by the coding sequence ATGCAACAGAACAGATCGCAAGTCATTGAACGCAACGGCCTGTACGAACTCGACGCCGGCCCCGACGTCCTCGACAGCCCGCGCTATAACCACGACATGGCACCGACCAAGGTGCATGAACGAACCTGGAACAAATGGCACATCACCGCGCTGTGGGTCGGCATGTCGATCTGCGTGCCCACCTATACGCTGGGTGGCGTGCTGACGGCGTATTTCGGCTTGTCGGTGGGCGAGGCGCTGATGGCGATTTTGCTGGCCAACATCGTGGTGCTGATCCCGCTGACCCTCAATGCCTTTCCTGGCACCAAGTACGGGATTCCATTCCCGGTGTTGCTGCGTTCGTCGTTCGGCATTCTTGGCTCCAACGTGCCGTGCCTGATCCGCGCGCTGGTGGCGTGCGGCTGGTTTGGTATCCAGACGATGTTTGGCGGGCTCGCGATCCACCTGTTCCTGGGCTCGGTTTTCGAGGGCTGGAAGTCCCTCGGGGGTACCGGCGAAGTGATCGGCTTCATGATTTTCTGGACGTTGAACCTCTGGGTGGTGCTGCGCGGCGCCGAGTCGATCAAGCGCCTGGAGACCCTCTCGGCACCGCTGTTGGTGGCGGTCGGGATTGGTTTGCTGGTGTGGGCGATGCCCAATGTGTCCATCAGCGAGTTGATGGCGATCCCGCCGAAACGCCCGGAAGGCGCGAGCCTCACCGGTTACTTCATGGCCGGCCTGACCGCAATGGTGGGCTTCTGGGCCACCTTGTCGCTGAATATTCCCGACTTCAGCCGCTACGCGAAAAGCCAGAAAGACCAGATCCTCGGGCAAATCTTCGGCCTGCCGCTGACCATGTTCCTGTTCGCCGCCCTCGGCGTGATCATGACCGCGGCGTCGGTGAAACTGGTCGGCGTGAGTGTGTCCGACCCGGTGACGTTGATCGGGCATATCCAGAGCCCGGTGTGGGTGGCGATTGCAATGTTGCTGATCATCATCGCGACCCTGTCCACCAATACGGCGGCGAACATTGTCTCGCCGACCAATGACTTCCAGAACATCGCGCCCAAGCTGATCAACCGCACCACGGCGGTGATTCTCACCGGGTTGGTGGGGCTGGTGTTGATGGGGCATGAACTGCTGAAAAAGCTCGGGCTGATCGTTTCCGATGTGAGCCTGGAGACCGTCTACTCCAACTGGTTGCTCGGCTATTCGAGCCTGCTGGGACCGATCGCCGGGATCATGGTGGTGGACTACTTCATCACCCGCAAACAACAACTCGACCTTGCCGGTTTGTACCGCGATGACGTGTACCCGGCGTGGAACTGGAGCGGGTTTATCGCGTTTGGCGTGCCTGTGGTGCTGACGTTGCTGTCGTTGGGCAGCGATGCGTTCAGCTGGTTCTACAGCTACGGCTGGTTTACCGGCTCGGCGTTGGGTGGGTTGTTGTATTACGGCTTGAATGCCAAGCGCGGGGCCAGTCCGGTTGCCGTCAAGACTTGA
- a CDS encoding cysteine peptidase family C39 domain-containing protein gives MRLRSNVKTSLLLAFALGLAACSGHPSKLPGLPERVELNGVPTFRSEAYQSGPAALASMLSQQGIVMTPGLLDKPLRLPGGEADLERNMQVLAREYGLMVYPLDTQLTALLAQVAAGYPVMARIGGSLWSDARYVVVVGFNQQKSTVLLRAGMDRRLLMSFSEFESKWKSAGSWAILTQRPSQLPAKVDAQRWREAANATAQAGQERAAAQALKVLAETQ, from the coding sequence TTGCGGTTACGGTCGAACGTAAAAACATCCTTGTTGCTGGCCTTTGCCCTGGGGCTCGCGGCCTGTTCCGGGCACCCGTCGAAACTGCCGGGCCTGCCGGAGCGGGTCGAGCTCAATGGCGTGCCGACTTTCCGCAGCGAGGCTTATCAGAGTGGCCCTGCTGCTCTGGCCAGCATGCTGTCGCAACAAGGCATTGTGATGACACCGGGTCTGCTGGATAAGCCGCTGCGCTTGCCGGGCGGCGAGGCGGACCTGGAGCGCAACATGCAGGTGCTGGCGCGTGAGTACGGGTTGATGGTGTATCCGCTGGATACCCAGCTGACGGCGTTGCTGGCACAGGTTGCAGCCGGTTACCCGGTGATGGCGCGGATTGGCGGCAGCCTGTGGTCTGACGCACGGTACGTGGTCGTGGTGGGGTTCAATCAGCAGAAAAGCACGGTGCTGCTGCGCGCCGGGATGGACCGGCGCCTGTTGATGAGCTTCAGCGAGTTTGAATCGAAGTGGAAGAGCGCCGGGAGTTGGGCGATCCTCACCCAGCGGCCAAGCCAGTTGCCTGCCAAGGTGGACGCGCAGCGCTGGCGTGAGGCGGCGAACGCCACGGCCCAGGCCGGGCAGGAGCGGGCGGCGGCGCAGGCGCTCAAGGTGTTGGCAGAAACACAGTAA
- a CDS encoding efflux RND transporter periplasmic adaptor subunit produces the protein MSPDHKPSRKRLMLMGVGGLTLAALLVANGLHARTLHEQAVTAWTETAAIPQVLVFQPQQNAAGDTLRLPAHLEAWSKAPIHARVSGYLKDWKADIGTQVKAGQVLAEIDSPDLDQQLAQAHARLVQEQANARLAQTTATRWQNLLASHSVSRQEADEKTSNAAAAKANADAAAADCARLSALASYKTIRAPFAGTITARNTDIGQLIKADTDSDPELFNIADTHQLRLYVPVPQNYAAVIHPGLEAELTVPEHPGQHFKARLIGDSTAIDRRSGTLLAQFVADNPNGELLPGDYAEATLPIPADTHGVSIPASALIFRAQGTQVAVLDAHNHVHLQTIHIGLDLGERLVIDQGLKPADRVVDNPPDALREGDPVQLADASGGAHAPKA, from the coding sequence ATGTCGCCTGATCACAAACCCTCGCGCAAGCGTCTGATGCTCATGGGTGTCGGCGGCCTGACCCTGGCCGCCCTGCTGGTCGCCAACGGCCTGCACGCCCGCACGTTGCATGAACAAGCAGTGACCGCCTGGACGGAAACCGCTGCCATTCCCCAGGTGCTGGTGTTCCAGCCGCAACAGAACGCCGCCGGCGATACCCTGCGGTTGCCGGCGCACCTGGAAGCGTGGAGCAAGGCACCGATCCACGCGCGGGTCAGCGGCTATTTGAAGGACTGGAAAGCCGACATCGGCACCCAGGTCAAGGCCGGGCAGGTTCTCGCCGAAATCGACAGCCCTGACCTCGACCAGCAACTGGCCCAAGCCCATGCACGACTGGTGCAGGAACAAGCCAACGCACGCCTGGCGCAAACCACCGCGACCCGCTGGCAAAACCTGCTGGCCAGCCACTCGGTGTCACGCCAGGAGGCCGATGAAAAAACCTCCAACGCCGCCGCCGCGAAGGCCAACGCCGACGCCGCCGCCGCCGACTGCGCGCGCCTGTCGGCCCTGGCCAGCTACAAGACCATCCGCGCACCGTTCGCCGGCACCATCACCGCACGCAACACCGACATCGGCCAGTTGATCAAGGCCGATACCGACAGCGATCCGGAGTTGTTCAACATCGCCGACACTCACCAACTGCGCCTGTATGTGCCGGTGCCGCAGAACTATGCCGCGGTGATCCACCCGGGCCTTGAAGCCGAACTGACGGTGCCCGAGCATCCTGGCCAACACTTCAAGGCGCGGCTGATCGGCGACTCCACCGCCATCGACCGCCGCTCCGGCACCCTGCTCGCACAGTTCGTCGCCGACAACCCCAACGGCGAACTGCTGCCCGGTGACTACGCCGAGGCGACGCTGCCGATTCCGGCCGACACCCACGGCGTGAGCATCCCGGCCAGTGCGCTGATCTTCCGCGCCCAAGGCACTCAGGTCGCGGTGCTGGATGCGCACAACCACGTGCACCTGCAAACCATCCACATCGGCCTCGACCTCGGCGAACGCCTGGTGATCGACCAGGGCCTCAAACCCGCCGACCGAGTGGTCGACAATCCGCCCGATGCCCTGCGCGAAGGCGATCCGGTGCAACTGGCGGACGCCAGCGGAGGTGCCCATGCGCCCAAGGCTTAA
- a CDS encoding efflux RND transporter permease subunit, which translates to MLGLVKTALQKPYTFIVLAIFICIIGPMAALRTPTDVFPDIGIPVVAVVWQYNGLSPDAMAGRVIYTYERSLSTTVNDIEHIESQSLPGMGIVKIFFQPGVDIRTANAQVTAVSQTVLKQMPPGITPPLILNYSASTVPILQLAFSSPSLSEAKIRDLVQNNIRLPLSALPGLAMPTPMGGKQRQITLDLDPQALAAKGLSAQDVGTALALQNQIIPVGTAKLGPNEYTILLNNSPKAIDELNDLPIKTVDGALITIGQVAHVRDGSPPQTNIVRVDGHRAVLMPALKNGSISTLSIIDGIRQMLPRIDETLPPSLKTSLLGDASVFVKQSVGSVAQEGIIAALLTSAMILLFLGSWRSTLIIAASIPLAVLSAIALLAVSGQTLNVMTLGGLALAVGILVDDATVTIENINWHLEQGKAVKTAILDGAAQIVGPAFVSLLCICIVFVPMFMLQGIAGYLFRPMALAVIFAMASSFILSRTLVPTLAMFLLKPHTPEPGAGHHPEDEFINHHEGEQHAKPRHAALQAVLNFQQGFERHFSNIRDTYHSLLLLALGNRKRFIVGFLACVLASFLLLPSLGQDFFPVTDAGALALHVRLPLGTRIEESAAAFDRIEARIREVIPSDELDTIVDNIGIPLSGIDMAYSSSGTIGPQDGDIQVSLKPHHAPTADYVKKLREALPQSFPGSHFAFLPADISSQILNFGAPAPLDVKISGRNDAENRAYAVELERRLQHVPGIADLRIQQSTGYPSLQVNVDRLRANGLGITERDVTNSMVASLAGSSQTAPTFWLNPANGVSYSIVAATPQYRLDSLPSLEALPVTGADGQSQILGGVADISRVQSPAVVTHYNIEPTLDLYANVQGRDLGGVARDVQKVLDDTASMRPKGATISLHGQIDALHEAFSGLSLGLLGAVVLIYLLIVVNFQSWADPFVIITALPAALAGIVWMLFLSGTSLSVPALTGAILCMGVATANSILVVSFCRERLAEHGDALKAAMEAGYTRFRPVCMTALAMIIGMLPLALSEEQNAPLGRAVIGGLIFATIATLLFVPVVFSLVHGRHPTRAVAGETPHVA; encoded by the coding sequence ATGCTCGGGCTGGTAAAGACCGCACTGCAAAAGCCGTACACGTTTATCGTGTTGGCCATATTCATCTGCATCATCGGGCCGATGGCGGCCCTGCGCACCCCCACGGATGTGTTCCCCGACATCGGCATCCCCGTGGTCGCCGTGGTCTGGCAGTACAACGGCTTGTCGCCGGATGCCATGGCCGGTCGGGTGATCTACACCTACGAACGCTCCCTGAGCACCACTGTCAACGACATCGAACACATCGAATCGCAATCACTGCCCGGCATGGGCATCGTCAAGATCTTCTTCCAACCCGGCGTGGACATCCGCACCGCCAACGCCCAAGTGACCGCCGTGTCACAAACCGTGCTCAAGCAGATGCCACCCGGCATCACGCCGCCGTTGATCCTCAACTACAGCGCCTCCACCGTGCCGATCCTGCAACTGGCATTCTCCAGCCCGAGCCTGTCGGAAGCGAAGATCCGCGACCTGGTGCAGAACAATATCCGCCTGCCCCTCAGCGCCCTGCCCGGCCTGGCCATGCCCACGCCCATGGGCGGCAAGCAACGCCAGATCACCCTCGACCTCGACCCGCAGGCACTGGCCGCCAAAGGCCTGTCGGCCCAGGACGTGGGCACCGCCCTGGCCCTGCAAAACCAGATCATCCCGGTGGGCACCGCCAAACTCGGCCCCAACGAATACACGATCCTGCTCAATAACAGCCCCAAGGCGATCGATGAACTCAACGACTTGCCGATCAAGACCGTCGACGGCGCGCTGATCACTATCGGCCAAGTCGCCCACGTGCGTGACGGCTCGCCGCCGCAAACCAACATCGTACGTGTCGACGGCCACCGCGCCGTGCTGATGCCGGCCCTGAAAAACGGCAGCATCTCGACCCTGTCGATCATCGACGGCATCCGCCAGATGCTGCCGCGCATCGACGAAACCCTGCCACCCTCGCTGAAAACCTCGCTGCTGGGCGACGCCTCGGTGTTCGTCAAGCAATCGGTGGGCAGCGTGGCCCAGGAAGGCATCATCGCCGCCCTGCTGACCAGCGCGATGATCCTGCTATTCCTCGGCAGCTGGCGCTCGACCCTGATTATCGCCGCGTCGATTCCCCTGGCCGTGTTGTCAGCCATCGCGCTACTGGCCGTCAGCGGGCAAACCCTCAACGTGATGACCCTCGGCGGGCTGGCATTGGCGGTGGGGATTCTGGTGGACGACGCCACCGTGACCATCGAAAACATCAACTGGCACCTGGAACAAGGCAAGGCGGTGAAGACCGCGATCCTCGACGGCGCCGCGCAGATCGTCGGCCCCGCGTTCGTCTCGCTGCTGTGCATCTGCATCGTGTTCGTGCCGATGTTTATGCTGCAAGGCATCGCCGGTTACCTGTTCCGGCCGATGGCCCTGGCGGTGATCTTTGCCATGGCCAGCTCGTTCATCCTCTCGCGCACCCTGGTGCCGACACTCGCGATGTTTTTGCTCAAGCCGCACACGCCGGAACCGGGCGCGGGTCATCACCCGGAAGACGAGTTCATCAACCACCACGAGGGTGAGCAACACGCCAAACCGCGCCATGCCGCGCTGCAAGCGGTGCTGAATTTCCAGCAGGGTTTTGAGCGCCATTTCTCGAATATCCGCGACACCTATCACAGCCTGCTGCTGTTGGCGCTGGGCAATCGCAAGCGCTTTATCGTCGGCTTCCTGGCCTGCGTGCTCGCCTCGTTCCTGCTGCTGCCCAGCCTGGGCCAGGACTTCTTCCCGGTCACCGACGCCGGCGCCCTCGCCCTGCACGTGCGCCTGCCGCTGGGCACGCGCATCGAAGAAAGCGCCGCCGCCTTCGACCGCATCGAAGCGCGGATTCGCGAAGTGATCCCAAGCGATGAACTCGACACCATCGTCGACAACATCGGTATCCCGCTCAGCGGCATCGACATGGCCTACAGCAGCAGCGGCACCATCGGTCCACAGGATGGCGACATCCAGGTCAGCCTGAAACCACACCACGCGCCCACCGCCGACTACGTGAAAAAACTGCGCGAAGCCCTGCCGCAAAGTTTCCCTGGCAGCCACTTCGCGTTCCTGCCGGCCGACATCAGCAGCCAGATCCTCAACTTCGGCGCCCCGGCCCCGCTGGACGTGAAAATCTCCGGGCGCAACGATGCAGAAAACCGTGCCTATGCGGTGGAACTTGAACGCCGTCTTCAACACGTACCCGGCATCGCCGACCTGCGTATCCAGCAGTCCACCGGCTACCCGTCGTTGCAAGTCAATGTCGACCGCCTGCGCGCCAATGGCCTGGGCATCACCGAGCGTGACGTGACCAACAGCATGGTCGCCTCCCTCGCCGGCAGCTCGCAGACCGCGCCGACCTTCTGGCTCAACCCAGCCAACGGTGTGTCGTACTCGATCGTCGCAGCGACCCCGCAATACCGCCTCGACAGCCTGCCATCCCTGGAAGCCTTGCCGGTCACCGGCGCCGACGGCCAATCGCAGATCCTCGGCGGCGTGGCGGACATCTCCCGCGTGCAAAGCCCGGCGGTGGTGACCCACTACAACATCGAGCCGACCCTGGACCTCTACGCCAACGTACAAGGCCGCGACCTCGGCGGCGTAGCGCGCGACGTGCAAAAAGTGCTGGATGACACCGCGTCGATGCGCCCCAAAGGCGCGACCATCAGCCTGCATGGGCAGATCGACGCATTGCATGAAGCCTTCAGCGGTTTAAGCCTGGGCCTGCTCGGTGCGGTGGTGCTGATCTACCTGCTGATCGTGGTCAACTTCCAGTCGTGGGCCGACCCGTTCGTGATCATCACGGCATTGCCGGCCGCACTCGCGGGGATCGTATGGATGCTGTTCCTCAGCGGCACCTCGTTGTCGGTGCCGGCGCTCACCGGCGCGATCCTGTGCATGGGCGTGGCCACCGCCAACTCGATCCTGGTGGTGAGCTTCTGCCGCGAACGCCTGGCCGAACATGGCGATGCGCTCAAAGCCGCGATGGAGGCCGGTTACACGCGTTTTCGCCCGGTGTGCATGACCGCCCTGGCGATGATCATCGGCATGTTGCCACTGGCCCTTTCCGAAGAACAAAACGCCCCCCTTGGCCGGGCGGTGATCGGTGGGTTGATCTTCGCAACCATCGCCACCCTGTTGTTTGTCCCCGTGGTCTTCAGCCTGGTCCACGGTCGTCACCCTACTCGCGCAGTTGCTGGAGAAACCCCACATGTCGCCTGA
- a CDS encoding Zn-dependent hydrolase, translating to MNAALDVLQSPHQHINRDRLWQSLMDLARLGATPKGGVCRLALTDLDRQARDLFVQWCEDAGCTVTVDGIGNIFARRPGRNPNLPPVMTGSHIDTQPTGGKFDGCFGVLAGVEVLRTLNDLKVETEAPLEVVVWTNEEGSRFPPCMMGSGVFAQKFTLADTLAKQDADGVSVGDALNAIGYAGTRPESGHKVGAYFEAHIEQGPILEDEKKTIGVVLGALGQKWFDLKLRGVEAHAGPTPMHLRKDALVGAAAVVAAVNAAALGHQPHACGTVGCLQAYPGSRNVIPGEVRMTLDFRHLEPARLDSMIAQVRQVIDDTCAKHGLTFEMVPTADFPPLYFDKGCVDAVRDAANGLGLSNMDIVSGAGHDAIFVAELGPAGMIFVPCEGGISHNEIENAAPDDLAAGCAVLLRAMVAASAAIANGKLAA from the coding sequence ATGAACGCTGCCCTCGACGTTCTGCAATCGCCCCATCAGCACATCAACCGTGACCGCCTGTGGCAGTCGCTGATGGACCTGGCCAGGCTCGGCGCCACGCCCAAGGGCGGCGTGTGTCGCCTGGCCCTTACCGACCTCGACCGTCAGGCCCGCGACCTGTTCGTGCAATGGTGCGAAGACGCCGGTTGCACGGTGACGGTCGACGGCATCGGCAACATCTTCGCCCGTCGTCCTGGTCGCAACCCCAACCTGCCCCCGGTGATGACCGGCAGCCACATCGATACCCAGCCCACGGGTGGCAAGTTCGACGGATGCTTCGGCGTGCTCGCCGGTGTGGAAGTCCTGCGCACCCTCAATGACCTCAAGGTGGAAACCGAAGCGCCGTTGGAAGTGGTGGTCTGGACCAATGAAGAAGGCTCGCGCTTTCCTCCGTGCATGATGGGCTCGGGAGTGTTTGCGCAGAAGTTTACCTTGGCCGATACCCTGGCCAAGCAGGATGCCGATGGCGTCTCGGTCGGCGATGCGTTGAATGCCATTGGTTACGCGGGTACACGACCGGAGAGCGGGCACAAGGTTGGCGCCTATTTCGAGGCACATATCGAGCAGGGGCCGATTCTTGAGGACGAGAAAAAGACCATCGGCGTGGTGCTCGGCGCGTTGGGGCAGAAGTGGTTCGACCTGAAGTTGCGCGGCGTTGAAGCCCATGCAGGGCCGACGCCGATGCACCTGCGCAAGGATGCCCTGGTCGGTGCGGCGGCCGTGGTGGCCGCGGTGAATGCCGCGGCGTTGGGGCATCAGCCTCATGCGTGTGGGACAGTGGGTTGCCTGCAGGCTTACCCCGGTTCACGCAACGTGATTCCTGGCGAAGTACGCATGACCCTGGACTTCCGTCATCTGGAACCGGCGCGGTTGGATTCGATGATCGCCCAGGTACGCCAGGTGATCGACGACACCTGTGCCAAGCATGGCCTGACGTTCGAGATGGTGCCGACGGCGGACTTCCCGCCGCTGTATTTCGATAAGGGCTGCGTGGACGCGGTGCGGGATGCGGCGAACGGGTTGGGCCTGTCGAACATGGATATTGTCAGCGGGGCAGGGCACGACGCGATCTTCGTCGCCGAGCTGGGCCCGGCGGGGATGATTTTTGTGCCGTGTGAAGGGGGTATCAGCCATAACGAAATCGAGAATGCTGCCCCGGATGATCTGGCGGCGGGCTGTGCGGTGTTGCTGCGCGCAATGGTTGCCGCTTCTGCTGCTATCGCCAACGGCAAACTCGCCGCCTGA
- the pbpG gene encoding D-alanyl-D-alanine endopeptidase produces the protein MKIRLSIASLFFVFTGTFAHAAETIQAPRDTSKLQIASGSAMLVDLQTNKVIYSSNPDVVVPIASVSKLMTGLIVLEAKQNMDEYIDINIKDTPEMKGVFSRVKIGSEMPRKEMLLIALMSSENRAAASLAHHYPGGYPAFIAAMNAKAKALGMTSTHYVEPTGLSIHNVSTARDLSKLLAAARHYPMLSQLSTTKEKTVSFRKPNYTLGFSNTDHLINRANWDIKLTKTGFTNQAGHCLVLVTSMGNRPVSLVILDAFGKFTHFADASRIRNWVETGKSGSVPDVALRYKADKNLKNRPNAAEVRR, from the coding sequence GTGAAAATTCGTCTCTCCATCGCCAGCCTATTTTTTGTATTTACAGGCACCTTCGCGCACGCCGCCGAGACCATCCAGGCCCCGCGCGACACCTCCAAACTGCAGATCGCTTCCGGCAGTGCCATGCTCGTGGATCTGCAGACCAACAAAGTCATCTACTCCAGCAACCCCGACGTGGTGGTGCCGATTGCCTCGGTGAGCAAGCTGATGACCGGCCTGATTGTGCTCGAAGCCAAGCAGAACATGGACGAATACATCGACATCAACATCAAGGACACGCCAGAAATGAAAGGCGTGTTCTCCCGCGTGAAGATCGGCAGCGAAATGCCGCGCAAAGAAATGCTGTTGATCGCGCTGATGTCCTCGGAAAACCGCGCCGCCGCCAGCCTGGCCCACCACTACCCGGGCGGCTACCCGGCGTTTATCGCCGCAATGAATGCCAAGGCCAAGGCGCTGGGCATGACCAGCACCCACTACGTCGAGCCCACCGGCCTGTCGATCCACAACGTATCGACTGCCCGCGACCTGAGCAAATTGCTGGCCGCCGCGCGCCACTACCCGATGCTCAGCCAACTGAGCACCACCAAGGAAAAGACGGTGTCGTTCCGCAAACCCAACTACACCCTGGGTTTCTCCAACACAGACCACCTGATCAACCGCGCCAATTGGGACATCAAGCTGACCAAGACCGGCTTCACCAACCAGGCCGGCCACTGCCTGGTGCTGGTGACCAGCATGGGGAATCGTCCGGTATCGCTGGTGATTCTGGATGCCTTCGGCAAATTCACGCACTTTGCCGATGCCAGCCGCATTCGCAACTGGGTCGAGACCGGCAAGAGCGGCTCGGTGCCGGATGTAGCGTTGCGCTACAAGGCCGACAAGAATCTGAAAAACCGCCCGAACGCGGCAGAAGTACGCCGCTAA